The window CGGTGGCCGGCGCGGGGGCCGCTGCTGCCGGGGGTGCGGCGGGCAGGGCGAGAGGGCCTGGCGCCGCTGCGTGCCGGGCGTACGGATACGGCTGTGCGGGTGCGGGTGCGGGCGCGGGCGGCAGGGCCGGGGCCTGGGGCGGTACGGGTCCGGTCGCCTCGCGGGGGAGTGCCAGCTGGGTGGTGACCCGGTCGGTCTGCGGCGGGCGCGGCACGGTCCCGAGGAAGTGCGTGGTCCCGCTGTCCCCGCCGGAGGTCCCGCCCTCGGCGGGGAGGGCGGCCGTCCCGTCCCGGGACGCACCGGCCGTGGCCGTCCCCGCCCCGTCCGGTGCCGCATCGCCCACCGCCGCCCCGCCCGGTGCCGGGGTCGGCTCCGTGGCGCGAGCCCGTTCCGCCTGCTCCGACACCGCCGCCGCCAGCGGCCCGGGGAGCCAGCCACCCCGGGCGAGGCCCGCGGCGCCTTCCAGCGCCAGCTCCGCCGCGACGGACCCCGCACTCGGCCGGGCGGCCGGGTCCTTCGCCAGACAGCCCGCGACCAGCGCGCGCAACTCATCGGGTACGGAGCCGAGTTCGGCCGAGCCGTGCGCGATCCGCTCCGCCGCCTCGTCGACGGGGCCGTCGGCCAGCGGGGTCGAGCCGGTCGCCGCGTAGGCCAGCAGCAGTCCCAGGACGAACAGGTCGGAAGCGGGGCCCGCCTCCGCGCCCTCGATCTGCTCGGGAGTGAGGTAGCCGAGCCGTACGGAGAGCTGACCGCCCTCCCTGGCCTCGGCCGCGACCGCCGCACCGAGGGGCCCGAAGGCCGCCAGCCGGGGGCCGTCCCCGGCCAGGAGCACCGTCTCCGGCGCCAGCCCCTGGAGCACGCTCCCCGTCGCGTGGACCCGGGAGAGGGTCTCGGCGAGCCCGGCGCCCAGTATCCGCACGGCACGCTCCGGCAGCGGCCCGGCGAGGGCGATCGCCTCGGCGAGCGTCAGCGCGGGCACGTAGGCCGCCGCCGTCCACAGACCCTCGTCGTCCGGCGGGGTGAGCGGCGGCTGGACCCAGCCGCCGGCCAGCCGCTCGGCGGTGCGCGCCTCGGCGACGAAACGGCGCCGGAACGCGGGCACGGCGGCCAGGGCGGGCCGCGCGGCGGTCACCACCACGAGGCCGTCGCCGTCCGCGTCACGCGCCAGGAAGTGCACCGCGCTCGCACGCTCCCGGAGGCGGGCCAGTGCGGTGTACGGGCCGAAGTGGCGTGGATCGTCCTGACGCAGCGCCTCCATGGCGCACCCCCCTTGTGACCGTCCTCGGCACGTGAGCGCCGATCTTACGGCGACGGGTGCACGCCGGTGTTCAGGACCCGCTCCGGGGCTTCCTCCAGGGCCACTTGGGCTGGAAACGCTCCCGGCCCCCGGGGGCGTACTCGTAGACCCAGCCGCGCTGCAGGCCGAGCCGTTTCGAGTACCCGGCCGGGGTGCGCCGGTAGGCGTGGACGGTGGCGGGGCCGCCGCCGGCGTCCGGCACCGGGACCTCGTACCACTTGGGCGGGTGGCCGGTCGGCCCCAGCAGGATGGGCAGCACCCGCCCGTCCAGGGGTCCGCCGCGGAAGGTCGTGTTCTCGCTTTTCACCCGGCCAGTCTGACCCAGGAGGGCTCAGAGGGGCGGCAGCAGGTGCGCCGCGTGCCCCGCGACGGGGACGACGAGGGCGGCCAGCCGTCCTGCCGGGCCCTCCGCGGTCTCCTGGGCGAGCAGCTCGGCCACCACGGCGGCGGTCTCCTCGTCCGAGGCCGCGGTGGCCGCGAGCAGCGCGATCAGGTGATCGACCAGCCAGCCGCGCAGCTCGGCGGCCGACGGCAGCTTCTCCTCGTCCAGCCAGATCAGGGACGCGGCCTCGACGGCGGCGATCCAGGTGCGCACCATCATCCGCAGCCGGGGCCCGGCGGGCTCCTGCCCCGGGCCGGTGCCACGGCCGAGGTGGAGCAGGATCTGCTCGGCGGCGGCCCTGCGCACCCCGTCCACGATCGCCGTCGTGCGGGAGGTCTCCGCCACGCTGCCGCCGCGCAGCAACGCGCTGAAACCGGCGTCGTGCTCGTCCACGAAGCCGAGGTAGCGGTCCAGGACCCGGCTCACCCGCTCGGTCGGCGGCCCGGCGGCGGGCTCCGCGAAACAGAGCGTGAGCCGGTCGGCGGCCGACCCGAGCGCGGCCTCGTACAACTGCTGCCTGCCGCCCGGGAAGTAGCGGTACACGAGCGGGCGGGAGACCCCGGCCGCAGCCGCCACCTCGTCGATCGAGACGTCGTCCGGCGCCCGGTGCGCGAAGAGAGTGAGTGCCGCGCCGAGCAGTTGGGTGCGGCGCTCCTCGACACCGAGCCGTCGGTACGCGCGGGCCGGCGGTGCTGCGGGTGCGGGGGTCATACTCCGAAGCCTAAGCGCTCCCTCCGGAAGGGGGAGCGGCCTCAGGCCAGCAGACCCGAGCTCTTCCACAGCCTGCGCCCCACTCCGTTGAGCACCCCGATGTCGTCGAAGAAGTCGGTGAGCCGCTTCGCCCCCGTCTGCATGACCTCGGCCCGGTGCCCGCTCGCCTTCACCTGGGCG is drawn from Streptomyces sp. NBC_00178 and contains these coding sequences:
- a CDS encoding TetR/AcrR family transcriptional regulator is translated as MTPAPAAPPARAYRRLGVEERRTQLLGAALTLFAHRAPDDVSIDEVAAAAGVSRPLVYRYFPGGRQQLYEAALGSAADRLTLCFAEPAAGPPTERVSRVLDRYLGFVDEHDAGFSALLRGGSVAETSRTTAIVDGVRRAAAEQILLHLGRGTGPGQEPAGPRLRMMVRTWIAAVEAASLIWLDEEKLPSAAELRGWLVDHLIALLAATAASDEETAAVVAELLAQETAEGPAGRLAALVVPVAGHAAHLLPPL